One window of Hydrogenobacter sp. genomic DNA carries:
- a CDS encoding outer membrane protein transport protein, whose product MKKFLLLSGLLSVAGLSFATNGDNLIGVSPASRGMGGIGVGMPVGPTDAIFRNPAWMSYYKGFNLSFGGILFMPHVKGKSNVTPLGPAPSPVEETSQAKTFVVPEVGIVHQINDKLTFGIGAFGVSGMGVDYRNKNPLLANMHTTLQFMRIISAVAYKVNNAISISGAIHIAYGSLDMGANMCQPFTTNCWNAGGGQSQTYGIGAQVGIAYDMNDFVFAGLTYQSPVSMTYKRVFDSNGDGRFEDLKLTQPQEFAFGVGVKPMQNLKVGLDIRWINWKNAKGYKEFQWKDQWVIALGGEYRPIPKLALRAGYNYGKSPIRGGAKNLMNANNIPNFAVPFSDFNVAFFNLIGFPAVAEQHITLGLGYEFTKTFSVDLAYKHAFEKTVTATDNMGFGFVVQGKNAQDAVSVGLNWKF is encoded by the coding sequence ATGAAGAAGTTTCTCTTGCTTTCAGGACTTCTCTCCGTAGCGGGGCTTTCCTTTGCTACCAATGGAGACAACCTCATTGGAGTATCACCAGCTTCAAGAGGTATGGGTGGTATAGGCGTAGGTATGCCGGTAGGTCCCACAGATGCCATATTTAGAAACCCAGCATGGATGAGTTACTACAAGGGCTTTAATTTGAGCTTTGGCGGAATACTCTTTATGCCTCACGTGAAAGGTAAAAGTAACGTAACACCTCTTGGTCCAGCACCTTCCCCTGTAGAGGAAACGAGCCAGGCTAAAACCTTCGTAGTTCCTGAAGTGGGTATAGTTCACCAGATAAACGATAAGCTCACTTTCGGTATAGGTGCCTTTGGTGTTTCCGGTATGGGTGTAGATTATAGGAACAAGAACCCTCTGCTTGCAAATATGCACACTACCTTGCAGTTCATGAGGATCATTTCAGCTGTCGCTTACAAAGTAAATAATGCAATATCCATATCAGGTGCGATACACATAGCCTACGGCTCGCTGGACATGGGAGCTAATATGTGCCAACCCTTCACTACAAACTGTTGGAATGCGGGGGGAGGACAGTCTCAAACTTACGGTATAGGTGCGCAGGTAGGTATAGCGTACGATATGAACGATTTTGTCTTTGCAGGTTTGACTTATCAAAGCCCAGTCTCTATGACCTATAAAAGGGTTTTTGATAGCAACGGTGACGGAAGGTTTGAAGATCTCAAGCTTACACAACCTCAGGAGTTTGCCTTCGGTGTAGGTGTAAAACCTATGCAGAACCTCAAGGTGGGATTGGACATAAGGTGGATAAATTGGAAAAACGCAAAAGGTTATAAAGAGTTCCAGTGGAAAGATCAATGGGTGATAGCTCTTGGTGGTGAGTACAGACCCATCCCCAAGTTGGCTCTAAGGGCAGGTTACAACTATGGTAAATCTCCCATAAGGGGAGGCGCTAAGAACCTCATGAACGCCAATAACATTCCAAACTTTGCGGTACCTTTTAGCGACTTTAATGTGGCTTTCTTTAACCTTATAGGTTTTCCTGCAGTTGCGGAACAGCACATAACCTTAGGTTTGGGATACGAGTTTACTAAGACCTTCAGCGTGGATTTGGCATACAAACATGCCTTCGAAAAGACAGTTACCGCAACGGACAACATGGGTTTTGGCTTTGTAGTTCAAGGTAAGAACGCTCAGGACGCTGTATCTGTTGGTCTCAATTGGAAGTTCTAA
- the purC gene encoding phosphoribosylaminoimidazolesuccinocarboxamide synthase yields MEKLYEGKAKIVYKTEDPDRYILYFKDTATAFDATKKAYIEGKGDLNNTISSIIFEILEKKGIKTHFIRKLSNREMLVWRAKRFDVEVVVRNIAAGSICKRLGLEEGKAFERPIVEFFYKNDALHDPLLCHEHILLLNLLTEEQIHLLRNMALKVNEVLKTFFKEHGLLLVDFKLEFGELPDGNLAVVDEISPDTCRLWDEKTGEKLDKDRFRFDLGDLLEGYRKVLEKIHG; encoded by the coding sequence ATGGAAAAGCTTTACGAAGGCAAAGCCAAGATAGTTTACAAAACGGAAGACCCAGACAGATACATACTTTACTTTAAAGATACAGCTACAGCCTTTGACGCTACAAAAAAGGCGTATATAGAAGGTAAAGGAGATCTTAACAACACCATATCAAGCATCATCTTTGAAATACTTGAGAAAAAAGGAATAAAAACCCATTTTATACGTAAACTCTCCAATAGGGAGATGCTCGTTTGGAGAGCCAAAAGATTTGATGTGGAAGTGGTGGTTAGAAACATAGCAGCGGGAAGTATATGCAAGAGACTCGGTTTAGAAGAAGGTAAAGCTTTTGAAAGACCTATAGTAGAATTCTTTTATAAAAACGATGCTCTTCACGATCCTCTATTGTGCCATGAGCATATTCTCTTACTTAACCTTTTAACAGAGGAACAAATACACTTGCTTAGGAACATGGCTCTTAAGGTGAACGAAGTACTCAAAACCTTCTTTAAAGAACACGGGCTTTTGCTTGTAGACTTTAAACTTGAGTTTGGTGAATTACCTGATGGGAATTTGGCTGTTGTGGATGAAATATCCCCTGATACATGCAGGCTGTGGGATGAAAAGACTGGAGAAAAACTGGACAAAGATAGATTCAGGTTTGACCTTGGAGACCTGCTTGAAGGATACAGAAAAGTGCTTGAAAAAATTCACGGGTAG
- a CDS encoding C39 family peptidase: protein MKRSLALLFPFLLSLKILDVPFVKQKDDYCGPASLSSVFEYYGVNQTQDEIAKAIYEPKLKGALITDLENYAKKLGFKTRLFQGSLEDVKRYIDEGRPVILLVDMGFMWVSVPHYIVVIGYDKDRIYAHTGYESKKAFGYAELDRKWAKMGRVGLVIYP, encoded by the coding sequence GTGAAAAGATCTTTAGCCCTTCTCTTCCCCTTTCTCCTTTCTTTAAAGATCCTTGATGTGCCTTTTGTCAAACAGAAAGATGATTATTGCGGTCCTGCATCCTTGAGCAGTGTCTTTGAATACTACGGAGTTAATCAAACTCAGGATGAAATAGCTAAAGCGATTTATGAGCCTAAGCTCAAAGGTGCTCTCATAACGGATCTTGAAAATTACGCAAAAAAGCTGGGCTTTAAAACAAGACTCTTTCAGGGAAGTCTTGAAGATGTGAAAAGGTATATAGATGAAGGGAGACCTGTGATTTTACTTGTTGATATGGGTTTTATGTGGGTAAGCGTTCCTCACTATATTGTAGTAATCGGTTATGATAAAGATCGTATATATGCACATACGGGTTACGAAAGCAAAAAGGCTTTTGGTTACGCTGAACTTGATAGAAAGTGGGCAAAAATGGGAAGGGTAGGGCTTGTCATCTACCCGTGA
- a CDS encoding PA2779 family protein yields MMKYLRKPALVLGITGTFFFTNSVPALAGLVESKPAFDTVISRRDQDMQKIQRALESKILQEKLKAYGLSKEEIQKKLSELNDEQIHMLAKASDKVLAGGDGIGVAIAVVVLLILIVILLKLLNKEIIIR; encoded by the coding sequence ATGATGAAGTATCTAAGGAAGCCAGCTCTTGTACTTGGTATTACCGGTACTTTTTTCTTTACGAATAGCGTACCTGCTCTTGCAGGTCTTGTAGAATCAAAACCTGCTTTTGATACGGTAATTTCCCGAAGGGATCAGGATATGCAAAAGATACAGAGAGCTCTTGAAAGCAAGATCCTACAAGAGAAATTAAAGGCATACGGTCTTAGTAAAGAGGAGATACAGAAAAAGCTTTCTGAACTTAACGATGAGCAGATACACATGCTGGCAAAAGCTTCTGACAAAGTATTGGCAGGTGGTGACGGTATAGGAGTAGCCATAGCTGTGGTCGTTCTCCTCATACTTATAGTCATACTCTTGAAACTGCTGAATAAAGAGATCATCATAAGGTGA
- a CDS encoding heavy metal translocating P-type ATPase — translation MIPYRLENLSPGRLRLSSYLFQHLHYPEEVLKESFSRFGGVKKVSYSKRSGRLLLEYEPDSFDLIEFLNYLASTARELFLRDLSLLKVEKRREETKAGRGLLLTSLGFLPYLARGLLPSPLLSAITLLLAKPILEKGLSSLKALKPDVHFLDSSAIVLSSLTGSPLSAHTMVFLLVLGDYLSEKVEKKAYAEIERLFSYREDTAWLVIGDGQAIKVKALDLKSGDLIVVYAGEKIPADGLVQEGDALVNQASLTGESNPVHKKAGDKVYAGTFVEDGKLYIRVEEVGEETVVAKIARLVEESIKEPIGLQRLAEETASRMVLPTLALGLGTFALSGQVSRLTSTLIIDYHTGIHLSTPLAVLSSISYASTYGVLIKSGSKLETLSRVDTFVFDKTGTLTIGSPQIEDVVGIELSLEDTLLYAASLDQRITHPVAKAIVKLAQERGLELMPRKNSQYHIGLGVEGDISGERYLLGSTRFMQKKRIKIDPEIRDMVDRFHAEAKSVLYLVKDRKIVGLLTFKDPLREEAKDVVAELKRRGKRVVLCTGDNEGIAKYIAEELGIDEFYARVFPAEKAKIVEELKGKGRIVAFVGDGVNDSPALTSAHVGISLRSGTDIAIEVADIVIGDSLWHLIDVVELSEYTMEKLRKIYAINTFANTVGLFGSVVGLFGPTISTLINNGVTVALSIYSIKKTKRR, via the coding sequence ATGATACCCTACAGGCTGGAAAACCTTTCACCGGGCAGGCTCAGGCTCAGCTCCTACCTCTTCCAGCACCTGCACTATCCTGAAGAGGTTCTGAAAGAGAGCTTTTCTCGTTTTGGCGGTGTGAAGAAGGTGTCCTACTCAAAAAGGAGCGGAAGGCTCCTCTTAGAGTATGAGCCAGACAGCTTTGACCTTATTGAGTTTTTAAACTACCTTGCCTCCACCGCAAGAGAGCTTTTTTTAAGAGACCTTTCCCTGCTGAAGGTGGAGAAAAGGAGGGAAGAAACCAAAGCTGGAAGGGGGCTGCTTCTGACCTCTCTTGGCTTTCTGCCCTATCTTGCCAGGGGGCTTCTGCCCAGTCCTCTGCTGTCTGCCATAACGCTTCTCCTTGCAAAGCCCATACTGGAAAAAGGCTTAAGCTCCCTCAAAGCTCTGAAGCCTGACGTGCATTTTCTTGACTCTTCTGCCATAGTGCTTTCAAGCCTTACGGGAAGCCCTCTGTCCGCTCATACTATGGTGTTCTTGCTTGTCCTCGGAGACTATCTTTCGGAAAAAGTGGAGAAAAAAGCCTACGCGGAAATAGAAAGGCTCTTTTCTTACAGAGAGGATACCGCGTGGCTTGTAATCGGAGATGGACAAGCTATCAAGGTAAAAGCTTTAGATTTAAAAAGCGGAGACCTTATTGTGGTCTATGCGGGGGAGAAGATACCCGCAGACGGGTTGGTGCAGGAGGGTGATGCCCTCGTCAATCAGGCTTCTCTTACAGGGGAGTCAAACCCTGTTCATAAGAAGGCGGGCGATAAGGTCTATGCGGGCACCTTTGTAGAGGACGGAAAGCTCTACATAAGGGTGGAGGAGGTGGGTGAGGAGACGGTGGTGGCAAAGATAGCAAGGCTGGTGGAGGAAAGCATAAAGGAACCCATAGGCCTGCAAAGACTTGCAGAAGAGACGGCCAGCAGGATGGTGCTCCCCACCTTAGCCCTTGGTCTTGGCACCTTTGCCCTGAGCGGGCAGGTAAGCAGGCTAACCTCTACTCTAATAATAGACTACCATACAGGCATACACCTTTCTACACCTCTGGCGGTACTATCCAGTATATCTTATGCATCTACCTACGGTGTTCTCATAAAAAGTGGTAGCAAGTTAGAAACCTTATCAAGGGTGGATACTTTCGTGTTTGACAAAACAGGCACTCTCACTATAGGAAGTCCTCAAATAGAAGATGTGGTTGGAATTGAATTAAGTCTGGAAGATACACTCCTCTACGCTGCATCTTTAGACCAAAGGATAACCCATCCTGTGGCTAAGGCTATAGTAAAGCTTGCACAGGAAAGGGGGCTTGAGCTTATGCCAAGGAAAAATTCGCAGTACCATATAGGTCTTGGTGTTGAAGGAGACATATCTGGCGAGAGGTATTTGTTAGGTAGCACGCGCTTCATGCAGAAGAAACGCATTAAGATAGACCCGGAAATAAGGGATATGGTGGATAGGTTTCACGCGGAAGCCAAATCCGTGCTTTATTTGGTAAAAGACAGGAAGATAGTAGGACTTTTAACCTTTAAGGACCCACTGAGAGAGGAGGCAAAGGATGTAGTAGCTGAACTAAAGAGAAGAGGCAAGAGAGTTGTACTGTGTACAGGAGACAATGAAGGTATCGCAAAGTATATAGCAGAAGAGTTGGGCATAGATGAGTTTTATGCGCGCGTATTTCCTGCGGAAAAAGCGAAGATTGTGGAAGAGCTAAAGGGAAAGGGTAGAATAGTAGCCTTTGTTGGTGATGGAGTGAATGACTCTCCAGCTTTGACTTCCGCCCACGTAGGTATTTCCCTACGAAGCGGTACAGACATAGCCATAGAAGTGGCAGATATAGTGATAGGAGATAGCCTCTGGCACTTAATAGATGTCGTGGAGCTTTCGGAATATACGATGGAAAAGCTAAGGAAGATATATGCCATAAATACATTTGCCAACACGGTAGGTTTATTCGGCTCTGTGGTGGGTCTTTTTGGACCTACTATTTCTACTCTTATAAATAACGGCGTTACCGTAGCCTTAAGTATATACTCAATAAAAAAAACCAAAAGGAGGTAG
- a CDS encoding SCP2 sterol-binding domain-containing protein: MRASTEEVLRELKLLAHHTQEKHKEAFKKIKEPILLEVRLEDGKNFYFLINQEGIHFVEDSIKVKNKVIVAYKDLLRLIEKPSKVVRYLLEGRLRVEGDYLNVLDTLNRLFV, translated from the coding sequence TTGAGAGCGAGTACTGAAGAAGTATTAAGGGAGCTGAAACTTTTAGCCCATCATACGCAGGAAAAGCACAAGGAAGCCTTCAAAAAGATAAAGGAGCCTATCCTTCTTGAAGTAAGGTTAGAAGACGGTAAAAACTTCTATTTTCTCATAAATCAAGAAGGCATACATTTCGTAGAAGACTCAATAAAAGTAAAAAACAAGGTAATAGTAGCATACAAAGACCTTCTAAGACTTATAGAAAAGCCCTCAAAAGTGGTGAGGTATCTTTTAGAAGGCAGGTTAAGAGTAGAAGGAGACTATCTTAACGTGCTTGATACTCTAAATAGACTCTTTGTTTAA
- a CDS encoding TonB-dependent receptor: MRRWYLIGAVLSLSCLNALAQETQIQVEVKEKRSEEERQKLPVEKKTATPRTETTIKGEELTKQSGAGSVNIFKAVELTPSLNVQTDDPYGLGGGSIRIRGFDNTQIGVSLDGMPLNDSGNFALYPHEYVDVENLESITVERGAVGKRSPFYVDIGGSIKLRVKPPSNKLRYSYNLSAGSFSFVREYLRLDTGLIPKINLKGFISFSHTSAEKWKGPGKNPDYRDHLAFGLAQNLGRLRWEFYFDNNAQTNYFYRGLNYAQAMDLDRYRRFDYTDRLIFPGGNGTVHNNPAIRDNNLNYYKFYKNPYINREARANIELDVAKNITLILKPYYWYGRGSGTSATTFTSGGNTYIAFRESFNYTDRPGVITELRFDVPYGELYAGYWYERSELKQWQPSRPVRVNPNDSFTLLTNTVGTPRFQYNYIQKTITTTNTPYVFTDLRSLFGGRIDLNLGLRFAQVKRDFTNYSTQGLPYLPEDNIFDYPNLKKDSNTSYIKTYRRILPNIGIGIKLSNVVYPYFAYAKNFRVPQNFIGAIPTNISAQFVADQLKPEESDSYDIGIRFDFGGIYIVPSAYYVDYKNRLIRIADPTDPNLIYLRNAGKVIAYGAELEIGANIFKSLSLYSSFSYNEAKFKDELYYSGNQPINIKDKTVPDTPKYMFKLGMDYMILGFDVRPSVIYISSRYGNLTNTEKVGGYTLANLYISRDIYKGYANLYIDIRNLFDKKYIGRISVGDTSGTYYVGAPFSVAVGLKGSF, from the coding sequence ATGAGAAGGTGGTACCTCATCGGTGCTGTTCTGTCTCTTAGCTGTTTGAACGCGCTGGCTCAAGAAACCCAGATACAGGTAGAAGTGAAAGAAAAGAGGAGTGAGGAAGAAAGACAAAAACTACCTGTTGAGAAAAAAACCGCAACTCCGCGCACAGAAACCACTATAAAAGGCGAAGAGCTTACAAAACAGTCGGGTGCGGGCTCCGTAAATATCTTCAAAGCGGTAGAACTCACACCATCCTTGAACGTGCAGACGGACGACCCTTACGGTCTTGGTGGAGGCTCTATTAGAATAAGGGGCTTTGATAACACGCAGATAGGCGTATCATTAGACGGTATGCCTTTAAACGACTCGGGAAACTTTGCCCTATATCCTCATGAGTACGTGGATGTAGAAAACCTTGAAAGCATCACAGTAGAGAGGGGAGCAGTAGGAAAGAGGTCACCTTTCTACGTAGATATAGGTGGCTCAATAAAACTTAGGGTAAAACCTCCGAGTAACAAACTAAGGTATAGCTATAACCTTTCCGCGGGTAGCTTCAGCTTTGTTAGAGAGTACCTTAGGCTTGATACGGGACTGATACCGAAGATAAACCTTAAGGGTTTCATCTCCTTTTCGCATACCAGCGCTGAAAAGTGGAAAGGTCCTGGTAAAAACCCGGACTACAGGGACCACTTAGCCTTTGGACTTGCTCAAAATCTAGGAAGGCTAAGGTGGGAGTTCTACTTTGACAACAACGCTCAAACTAACTATTTCTACAGGGGATTAAACTATGCACAGGCTATGGATTTGGATAGATACAGAAGGTTTGACTACACGGACAGGCTCATATTCCCAGGTGGCAACGGTACAGTTCACAACAACCCAGCTATAAGGGATAACAACCTTAACTATTACAAGTTTTATAAAAACCCCTACATAAACAGGGAGGCAAGAGCGAACATAGAACTGGACGTGGCAAAGAACATAACGCTAATCCTAAAGCCTTACTATTGGTACGGAAGGGGAAGTGGCACATCAGCCACCACCTTTACCTCTGGTGGGAATACCTATATAGCCTTCAGAGAGTCCTTTAACTACACGGATAGACCAGGAGTCATCACAGAGTTAAGGTTTGACGTGCCTTACGGAGAGCTCTATGCGGGTTATTGGTACGAAAGGTCAGAGCTAAAACAGTGGCAGCCTTCAAGACCGGTGAGGGTAAACCCTAATGACTCCTTTACCCTCTTAACTAATACAGTTGGAACACCCCGCTTTCAATACAACTACATACAAAAGACCATAACAACTACCAACACGCCATACGTATTTACGGACTTAAGAAGCCTCTTTGGAGGCAGGATAGACCTAAATCTCGGCTTGAGATTTGCTCAGGTAAAAAGAGATTTTACAAACTACTCTACTCAGGGTCTGCCTTACCTTCCAGAGGACAACATATTTGACTATCCGAATCTTAAAAAAGACAGTAATACCTCTTACATAAAGACCTACAGACGCATCTTGCCCAACATCGGTATAGGCATCAAGCTTTCAAATGTGGTGTATCCTTACTTCGCATACGCTAAGAATTTCAGGGTTCCACAGAACTTTATAGGAGCCATACCAACGAACATAAGCGCGCAGTTTGTAGCAGACCAGTTAAAGCCAGAAGAGTCCGACTCTTATGATATTGGCATAAGGTTTGACTTTGGCGGTATATACATAGTACCTTCCGCTTATTACGTTGACTACAAAAATAGGTTAATAAGGATTGCGGACCCCACGGACCCTAACCTAATATACCTCAGAAATGCAGGAAAGGTAATAGCTTACGGTGCTGAACTGGAGATAGGTGCCAACATCTTCAAAAGTCTTAGTCTATACAGCTCTTTTTCATACAACGAAGCCAAGTTTAAAGATGAACTCTACTATAGCGGAAATCAACCCATAAACATAAAAGACAAAACTGTTCCAGATACGCCCAAATACATGTTTAAGTTGGGTATGGACTACATGATTTTGGGATTTGATGTAAGACCCAGCGTAATTTACATAAGTTCAAGGTACGGAAATCTTACAAATACGGAAAAAGTGGGAGGTTATACCCTTGCAAACCTCTACATAAGCAGGGATATATACAAGGGATACGCAAATCTATACATCGATATCAGAAACCTATTTGATAAGAAGTACATAGGCAGGATATCGGTAGGAGATACTAGCGGAACATACTACGTGGGTGCGCCCTTCAGTGTGGCTGTTGGTTTAAAAGGGAGTTTCTGA
- a CDS encoding MotA/TolQ/ExbB proton channel family protein, with product MGLELLHKIVFVGMFLMFLASNYVIVLKFLQLRRRPQTSPQEAYEWMHLFREGLWWLDFSATTAPLVGLLGTIIALIEAFNKLTQLGVSNASQISSAIGFALVATAVGILLSLWNYLFFKLFSSRLHQYRERIKATILQEVLK from the coding sequence ATGGGCCTCGAGCTTTTACACAAGATTGTTTTTGTAGGTATGTTTCTTATGTTCTTGGCTTCTAATTACGTGATAGTGCTTAAGTTTTTACAGTTAAGAAGAAGACCGCAAACATCTCCTCAAGAAGCTTATGAGTGGATGCACCTTTTTAGAGAAGGTCTTTGGTGGCTTGACTTTTCTGCAACTACCGCTCCCCTCGTAGGACTGCTGGGTACCATAATAGCACTTATAGAAGCCTTCAACAAACTTACACAGCTTGGTGTATCCAATGCTTCTCAAATAAGCTCTGCCATAGGCTTTGCCCTGGTAGCAACAGCGGTAGGAATCCTTCTCTCTCTTTGGAATTATCTTTTCTTCAAGCTCTTCTCTTCACGACTACACCAGTACAGAGAACGCATAAAAGCCACAATACTCCAAGAGGTATTAAAATGA
- a CDS encoding biopolymer transporter ExbD: MMEKLKLLILLLEEEQEGKEEIQIVPTIDVMLFLLVFFILYTLNVIPLFQQSILLPATKTAQEERKSKILRVYIDQEGRVKAENNLEGLQAIRNYIRENRQNIESVLIVADKRSKVEPLMQVLDLMKMEGISNVGIASEKK; the protein is encoded by the coding sequence ATGATGGAAAAGCTTAAGTTATTAATACTCCTCTTGGAAGAAGAGCAAGAGGGCAAAGAGGAAATACAGATAGTACCAACTATAGATGTGATGCTGTTTCTTTTAGTGTTTTTTATCCTCTATACCCTCAACGTAATACCCCTTTTCCAGCAGTCTATCCTACTTCCAGCTACAAAGACAGCTCAAGAGGAGAGAAAATCAAAAATTTTACGGGTGTATATTGACCAGGAGGGAAGAGTGAAGGCTGAAAATAATTTAGAGGGATTACAGGCTATAAGAAACTATATAAGAGAAAATAGGCAAAATATAGAAAGCGTTTTAATAGTAGCGGACAAGCGCTCAAAAGTAGAGCCTCTTATGCAGGTACTCGACCTTATGAAGATGGAAGGCATATCCAACGTAGGCATTGCAAGTGAGAAAAAATGA